One segment of Fusarium oxysporum f. sp. lycopersici 4287 chromosome 7, whole genome shotgun sequence DNA contains the following:
- a CDS encoding hypothetical protein (At least one base has a quality score < 10), with product MTLTTTTTQTATLDTTPVWKDISDKKIKALDSSIPKHRCSTFCTLRSLTEELAITSLNAAELLEKLASGEYKSEDVTKAFCKRASAAHQLTNCLAETCFERALQTARQLDEHLAKTGTPVGPLHGLPISLKDNFNLEGLDSTVGFTAHVGDPAKSDSALATVLQNAGAVFYVKTNVPTAMMIAESVNNTFGRTVNPKNRSTTSGGSSGGESALIAFKGSPLGVGSDIGGSLRIPAACTGIFTIRPSAGRFPVRNCRSGMPGQEAVLSVNGPLARTLQDVELYSKAVIDSQPWLVDPKCLPIPWRPAQLPEKLKIAFMWHDGMVRPTPPVTRALLIAKKKLEAAGHTIIEWDPVDQKEGSELLQRMFTADGGQTIRKELERTDEPWRPEMEAYRVARDLSTSEMWKLQLERTAFQNRYLDRWNKAGIDAIVSATTPYSTGKHGSLRHVAYTGVFNVVDYSAVSFATSINVDKDVDKLDASYEPLSPLCKSVNEEYDAELVHGLPVSLQVVARRLEEEKVIAMAKLVHETVG from the exons ATGACTCtcacaaccaccaccacacAAACAGCCACCCTTGATACCACTCCTGTCTGGAAGGATATCAGcgacaagaagatcaaggctctGGACTCTTCCATCCCTAAACATCGGTGCTCTACGTTTTGTACGCTGAGAAGCCTGACC GAAGAGCTCGCTATCACATCTTTGAATGCTGCTGAACTCCTTGAGAAACTTGCTTCAGGGGAGTACAAGTCTGAGGATGTCACCAAGGCATTCTGTAAACGAGCATCTGCCGCTCATCAGCTT ACAAACTGTCTTGCAGAGACTTGCTTTGAGCGCGCTCTCCAAACAGCCCGTCAACTAGACGAGCATCTCGCCAAAACTGGAACTCCCGTCGGTCCCCTCCACGGCCTTCCCATTTCTCTCAAAGACAACTTCAACCTTGAAGGTCTTGACTCAACTGTCGGGTTCACAGCTCATGTTGGAGACCCAGCCAAGTCTGACTCTGCACTTGCAACAGTTCTTCAAAATGCCGGTGCTGTCTTCTACGTCAAGACCAATGTACCTACGGCTATGATGATTGCAGAGTCCGTTAACAACACTTTTGGACGAACTGTGAACCCTAAGAATAGGAGTACTACCAGTGGTGGAAGTTCAGGCGGAGAGTCGGCACTTATTGCATTCAAGGGAAGTCCACTTGGTGTTGGATCTGATATCG GCGGATCATTACGTATTCCTGCTGCTTGCACTGGCATCTTCACCATCCGTCCTTCGGCAGGCCGATTCCCAGTGCGCAATTGTCGCTCCGGCATGCCCGGCCAAGAAGCCGTCCTCTCCGTCAACGGCCCCCTAGCACGAACTCTTCAAGACGTTGAGCTCTACAGCAAAGCCGTCATTGACTCTCAGCCATGGCTCGTCGACCCCAAGTGTCTCCCCATTCCCTGGCGCCCAGCCCAACTCCCTGAAAAGTTAAAGATCGCATTCATGTGGCACGACGGCATGGTCCGGCCAACACCACCTGTAACTCGAGCTCTCCTGatcgccaagaagaagctcgaagCGGCGGGACATACCATCATCGAATGGGATCCTGTTGACCAGAAGGAAGGCAGTGAACTTCTTCAGCGCATGTTCACAGCTGATGGTGGACAAACTATCCGAAAGGAACTTGAGCGTACAGATGAGCCTTGGAGACCTGAGATGGAAGCCTATCGAGTTGCAAGAGATTTGAGTACCTCCGAGATGTGGAAGCTTCAGCTCGAGCGAACAGCTTTCCAGAACCGCTATCTCGATCGCTGGAACAAGGCAGGCATTGATGCTATCGTCAGTGCAACAACTCCCTACAGTACCGGAAAGCATGGAAGCCTAAGACATG TTGCTTATACTGGTGTTTTCAACGTGGTTGATTACTCAGCTGTCTCTTTTGCTACAAGCATCAACGTTGATAAGGATGTTGACAAGCTTGATGCTTCGTATGAGCCGCTGAGTCCATTGTGCAAGTCTGTCAACGAAGAAT ACGACGCAGAGCTGGTCCATGGACTACCAGTTAGTCTCCAAGTCGTTGCACGTAGgttagaagaagaaaaagtcaTCGCTATGGCCAAGCTCGTACATGAGACTGTTGGCTGA
- a CDS encoding CMGC/MAPK/ERK1 protein kinase gives MECDLAAIIRSGQPLTDAHFQSFIYQILCGLKYIHSANVLHRDLKPGNLLVNADCELKICDFGLARGFSVDPEENAGYMTEYVATRWYRAPEIMLSFQSYTKAIDVWSVGCILAELLGGRPFFKGRDYVDQLNQILHILGTPNEETLSRIGSPRAQEYVRNLPFMPKKPFPSLFPQANPDALDLLDKMLAFDPSSRISVEQALEHPYLHIWHDASDEPDCPTTFNFDFEVVEDVGQMRGMILDEVMRFRQTVRTVPGQGGPAGLQNQQGVPVPLPQGNSQWTAEDPRPQEYQGHGNTGLEQDLQGGLDASRR, from the exons ATGGAGTGTGATTTGGCTGCTATCATTCGATCTGGCCAGCCTCTTACCGATGCCCATTTCCAATCCTTTATCTACCAGATCCTTTGTGGTCTCAAGTACATTCACTCCGCCAATGTGCTCCACCGAGATCTCAAGCCCGGAAACTTGCTCGTCAATGCCGACTGTGAGCTCAAGATTTGTGATTTCGGTCTTGCCCGAGGTTTCTCAGTCGATCCCGAGGAGAATGCAGGATACATGACCGAGTACGTTGCTACCCGATGGTACCGTGCGCCCGAGATCATGTTGAGCTTCCAGAGCTACACCAAAGCGA TTGATGTTTGGTCTGTTGGTTGTATTCTTGCTGAGTTGTTGGGTGGCCGACCTTTCTTCAAGGGCCGTGACTACGTCGACCAGCTCAACCAGATTCTTCACATTCTTGGAACTCCTAACGAAGAGACTCTCTCTCGCATTGGCTCACCCCGTGCTCAGGAATACGTTCGCAACCTACCTTTCATGCCCAAGAAGCCATTCCCTAGCCTGTTCCCTCAGGCCAACCCTGACGCTCTCgaccttctcgacaagaTGCTCGCCTTCGATCCCTCATCTCGTATTAGTGTAGAGCAAGCTCTCGAGCACCCTTACCTCCACATCTGGCACGATGCCTCAGACGAGCCCGACTGCCCTACCACATTCAACTTCGACTTCGAGGTCGTTGAGGATGTTGGCCAGATGAGAGGCATGATCCTGGACGAGGTGATGCGATTCCGACAGACTGTTCGCACTGTTCCCGGCCAAGGTGGCCCCGCTGGTCTCCAGAACCAGCAGGGTGTCCCCGTTCCTCTGCCTCAGGGCAACAGCCAATGGACAGCGGAGGACCCTCGTCCACAGGAGTATCAGGGCCATGGAAACACGGGGCTCGAGCAGGATCTTCAGGGAGGACTGGATGCCTCTAGGAGATAA
- a CDS encoding CMGC/MAPK/ERK1 protein kinase, which yields MSDLQGRKVFKVFNQDFIVDERYTVTKELGQGAYGIVCAAVNNQTNEGVAIKKVTNVFSKKILAKRALREIKLLQHFRGHRNITCLYDMDIPRPDNFNETYLYEELMECDLAAIIRSGQPLTDAHFQSFIYQILCGLKYIHSANVLHRDLKPGNLLVNADCELKICDFGLARGFSVDPEENAGYMTEYVATRWYRAPEIMLSFQSYTKAIDVWSVGCILAELLGGRPFFKGRDYVDQLNQILHILGTPNEETLSRIGSPRAQEYVRNLPFMPKKPFPSLFPQANPDALDLLDKMLAFDPSSRISVEQALEHPYLHIWHDASDEPDCPTTFNFDFEVVEDVGQMRGMILDEVMRFRQTVRTVPGQGGPAGLQNQQGVPVPLPQGNSQWTAEDPRPQEYQGHGNTGLEQDLQGGLDASRR from the exons ATGTCGGACCTCCAAGGACGGAAGGTCTTCAAGGTCTTTAACCAGGACTTTATTGTCGACGAGCGCTACACGGTCACCAAGGAGCTTGGACAGGGAGCCTACGGTATCGTCTG TGCCGCCGTTAACAACCAAACCAACGAGGGCGTCgccatcaagaaggtcaCCAATGTCTTCAGTAAGAAGATCCTCGCCAAGCGCGCCTTGCGCGAGATAAAGCTGCTTCAGCACTTCCGAGGCCACCGCAAC ATCACATGTTTGTACGACATGGACATTCCTCGACCCGATAACTTCAACGAGACGTATCTGTACGAGG AGCTGATGGAGTGTGATTTGGCTGCTATCATTCGATCTGGCCAGCCTCTTACCGATGCCCATTTCCAATCCTTTATCTACCAGATCCTTTGTGGTCTCAAGTACATTCACTCCGCCAATGTGCTCCACCGAGATCTCAAGCCCGGAAACTTGCTCGTCAATGCCGACTGTGAGCTCAAGATTTGTGATTTCGGTCTTGCCCGAGGTTTCTCAGTCGATCCCGAGGAGAATGCAGGATACATGACCGAGTACGTTGCTACCCGATGGTACCGTGCGCCCGAGATCATGTTGAGCTTCCAGAGCTACACCAAAGCGA TTGATGTTTGGTCTGTTGGTTGTATTCTTGCTGAGTTGTTGGGTGGCCGACCTTTCTTCAAGGGCCGTGACTACGTCGACCAGCTCAACCAGATTCTTCACATTCTTGGAACTCCTAACGAAGAGACTCTCTCTCGCATTGGCTCACCCCGTGCTCAGGAATACGTTCGCAACCTACCTTTCATGCCCAAGAAGCCATTCCCTAGCCTGTTCCCTCAGGCCAACCCTGACGCTCTCgaccttctcgacaagaTGCTCGCCTTCGATCCCTCATCTCGTATTAGTGTAGAGCAAGCTCTCGAGCACCCTTACCTCCACATCTGGCACGATGCCTCAGACGAGCCCGACTGCCCTACCACATTCAACTTCGACTTCGAGGTCGTTGAGGATGTTGGCCAGATGAGAGGCATGATCCTGGACGAGGTGATGCGATTCCGACAGACTGTTCGCACTGTTCCCGGCCAAGGTGGCCCCGCTGGTCTCCAGAACCAGCAGGGTGTCCCCGTTCCTCTGCCTCAGGGCAACAGCCAATGGACAGCGGAGGACCCTCGTCCACAGGAGTATCAGGGCCATGGAAACACGGGGCTCGAGCAGGATCTTCAGGGAGGACTGGATGCCTCTAGGAGATAA
- a CDS encoding prohibitin-1, with amino-acid sequence MAAAARALNFMYRMAVPASAVVFLGSQSIYDVKGGTRAVIFDRLSGVKETVVNEGTHFLVPWLQKSIIFDVRTKPRNIATTTGSKDLQMVSLTLRVLHRPNVKALPKIYQNLGADYDERVLPSIGNEVLKAIVAQFDAAELITQREAVSERIRNDLTLRAAEFNIALEDVSITHMTFGREFTKAVEQKQIAQQDAERARFIVERAEQERQANVIRAEGESESAEAISKAIQKAGDGLIQIRKIEASREIAATLSSNPNVAYLPGGSGKQGGQYLLSVGRA; translated from the exons ATGGCGGCCGCTGCGAGAGCCCTCAACTTCATGTACCGCATGGCGGTCCCCGCTTCAGCTGTCGTCTTCCTAGGCAGTCAGTCTATATACGACGTCAAGGGAGGAACTCGGGCTGTCATCTTTGACAGATTGTCTGGTGTTAAGGAGACCGTCGTCAATGAAGGAACCCATTTCCTTGTTCCCTGGCTGCAAAAGAGCATCATCTTCGATGTCCGCACCAAGCCCAGGAATATCGCAACAACTACCGGCAGCAAGGATTTGCAGATGGTTAGCTTGACACTGAGAGTGCTGCACCGACCAAATGTCAAGGCTCTCCCCAAGATTTACCAG AACCTCGGTGCCGATTACGATGAGCGAGTCCTCCCCTCTATTGGAAACGAAGTCTTGAAGGCTATCGTCGCCCAGTTCGATGCCGCAGAGCTCATCACCCAGCGAGAGGCTGTCTCTGAGCGAATTCGAAACGACCTTACTCTTCGTGCTGCCGAGTTTAACATCGCTCTTGAGGATGTTTCCATCACCCACATGACCTTCGGTCGTGAGTTCACAAAGGCTGTCGAGCAGAAGCAGATTGCCCAGCAAGATGCTGAGCGAGCACGATTCATCGTCGAGCGTGCTGAGCAGGAGCGTCAAGCCAACGTCATCCGCGCCGAGGGTGAGTCCGAATCCGCCGAGGCCATCAGCAAGGCCATCCAGAAGGCTGGTGACGGCCTCATTCAGATTCGAAAGATCGAGGCCAGTCGTGAGATTGCTGCCACTCTTTCTTCAAACCCTAACGTCGCCTACTTGCCTGGTGGAAGCGGAAAGCAGGGCGGTCAGTACCTGCTGTCAGTGGGTAGGGCTTAA
- a CDS encoding ubiquinol-cytochrome c reductase subunit 8 produces MRPTQMLRSGAADPKNGHYIGNWGHFGGEKQRGIITYGLSANRQNPWAGAFHDAIFNTFRRTKGQIFYWLPPMVAGYYIMNWAVERSEYLNSKAGRAEFGDEEE; encoded by the exons ATGAGACCGACTCAGATGCTCCGAAGCGGCGCTGCCGACCCCAAGAACGGACA CTACATTGGTAACTGGGGCCACTTTG GTGGTGAGAAGCAGCGTGGTATCATCACTTACGGTCTGTCCGCCAACCGACAGAACCCTTGGGCCGGTGCCTTCCAcgatgccatcttcaacacttTCCGCCGAACCAAGGGCCAAATCTTCTACTGGCTTCCTCCCATGGTTGCTGGTTACTACATCATGAACTGGGCTGTCGAGCG AAGCGAGTACCTTAACTCCAAGGCTGGTCGTGCCGAGTtcggtgatgaggaggagtAA
- a CDS encoding ubiquinol-cytochrome c reductase subunit 8 — protein sequence MRITGLEIHRWDILGDSSTSSTKLETNSISGGEKQRGIITYGLSANRQNPWAGAFHDAIFNTFRRTKGQIFYWLPPMVAGYYIMNWAVERSEYLNSKAGRAEFGDEEE from the exons ATGCGCATAACCGGTCTCGAAATTCATCGATGGGATATTCTCGGGGATTCATCAACGTCATCGACGAAACTGGAGACTAACTCGATATCAGGTGGTGAGAAGCAGCGTGGTATCATCACTTACGGTCTGTCCGCCAACCGACAGAACCCTTGGGCCGGTGCCTTCCAcgatgccatcttcaacacttTCCGCCGAACCAAGGGCCAAATCTTCTACTGGCTTCCTCCCATGGTTGCTGGTTACTACATCATGAACTGGGCTGTCGAGCG AAGCGAGTACCTTAACTCCAAGGCTGGTCGTGCCGAGTtcggtgatgaggaggagtAA
- a CDS encoding H/ACA ribonucleoprotein complex subunit 2, whose amino-acid sequence MAAEKPDKKEKKDKKRSDESGVSKSKKEKKDKKDKKEKLAAALEEKLQQDAPVAAAAAANMDEDSDAEEEKATELPLERTVVPFALPVADEKGMKKVYKTIRKAAKNNTLKRGVKEVVKTLRKSPPSAPGNTSFPGVVIIAGDISPMDVISHLPVLCEDHNVPFIFVTSRAELGAAAKTKRPTSVVMIMEKAEGKKSKDKSADKDGEDDGEAFGESYASLVKYVQKEYGKQAFWVKGGTKY is encoded by the exons ATGGCCGCCGAGAAGCCCGataagaaggagaagaaggacaagaagagaagcgacGAGTCCGGCGTCtcaaagtccaagaaggagaagaaggataagaaggacaagaaggagaagctcgCCGCCGcccttgaggagaagctccAGCAGGATGCCCCCGtcgctgccgctgccgctgccaaTATGGACGAGGACTCcgatgctgaggaggagaaggccaCCGAGCTCCCTCTTGAGCGCACTGTCGTTCCCTTCGCCCTCCCCGTGGCGGATGAGAAGGGCATGAAGAAGGTCTACAAGACCATCCGAAAGG ctgccaagaacaacacccTGAAGCGCGGCGTCAAGGAGGTCGTCAAGACTCTCCGAAAGTCTCCCCCTTCCGCCCCCGGCAACACCTCTTTCCCCGGCGTTGTCATCATCGCCGGCGACATTTCTCCCATGGACGTCATCTCTCACCTCCCCGTGCTGTGCGAGGACCACAACGTGCCCTTCATCTTTGTCACGTCGCGCGCTGAGCTCGGCGCTGCCGCCAAGACCAAGCGTCCTACATCCGTGGTCATGATCATGGAGAAGGCCGAGGGCAAGAAGTCAAAGGACAAGTCTGCTGACAAGGACGgcgaggatgatggtgaggCGTTCGGCGAGAGCTACGCGTCTCTCGTCAAGTACGTGCAGAAGGAGTATGGCAAGCAGGCTTTCTGGGTCAAGGGTGGAACCAAGTACTAG
- a CDS encoding hypothetical protein (At least one base has a quality score < 10), protein MNSLNILTARVSPPPSPTQSRSNSIGGGPIGTIGLASEDQHGDDRPSGHETESFAQDTIDESRFIEKPADESTPLLNDTGDNQKRSSWWHSIPRRFASSIIGSIRWVLATLASPGVYLIACFYDEYGNFAPFTQLGKLFGLHGTQHKTMEEPENVSEKDYGRTSGYRRLTPRPRPVSSSSTSSGLSSESESDGSRSGSLSRHARSKSLQPAEETGPARRSIRIKLNSDEDLRQRKHRKTQSAVARTKASDLGSGDLSAHLKSPTSPIAALTKYPKTPAPPRPLIPRRQPSYINLEPPTSPQKTLILDLDETLIHSMSKGGRMSTGHMVEVRLNTTYVGVGGQTSIGPQHPILYWVNKRPYCDEFLRRVCKWYNLVVFTASVQEYADPVIDWLEAERKYFSARYYRQHCTFRQGAFIKDLSSVESDLSKVMILDNSPLSYLFHQDNAIPIQGWINDPTDTDLMHLVPLLEGLQYVHDVRALLALRGGEDGQHMA, encoded by the exons ATGAACTCCCTCAACATCCTAACGGCCCGCGTATCGCCGCCCCCGAGCCCAACTCAATCTCGATCAAACAGCATAGGAGGAGGTCCCATTGGCACAATTGGATTGGCCTCCGAAGACCAGCACGGCGACGATAGACCATCCGGTCACGAGACTGAATCCTTTGCCCAGGATACTATCGACGAATCGCGATTCATCGAAAAGCCGGCTGACGAGAGTACACCATTGCTCAACGACACAGGCGACAACCAAAAACGAAGCTCATGGTGGCACTCTATCCCTCGACGTTTTGCTTCTAGCATTATTGGTTCTATTAGATGGGTTCTTGCGACACTGGCATCCCCAGGTGTCTATCTCATTGCCTGTTTCTATGACGAATACGGCAATTTCGCACCCTTTACGCAGCTCGGAAAACTATTTGGATTACACGGAACTCAACATAAGACCATGGAAGAACCTGAAAATGTTTCTGAAAAAGACTATGGCAGGACTTCAGGATATAGGAGGCTaacaccaagaccgaggccggtatcatcatcatcgacgtCATCAGGCCTCTCATCGGAGTCGGAATCAGATGGATCACGGTCAGGCAGTCTCAGTCGACACGCACGATCGAAGTCACTACAGCCTGCAGAGGAAACCGGTCCGGCGAGAAGGTCAATTcgcatcaagctcaacagcGACGAAGATCTCAGGCAGCGGAAGCATAGGAAAACGCAATCGGCAGTCGCGCGAACGAAGGCTAGTGATTTGGGCAGCGGCGACCTCTCGGCGCATCTTAAATCTCCCACTTCTCCCATTGCAGCGCTCACCAAGTACCCAAAGACACCGGCACCACCTCGACCTTTGATCCCACGCAGGCAGCCGTCCTATATCAACCTCGAGCCGCCGACGAGCCCGCAGAAGACCTTGATTCTAGATCTAGACGAAACCTTGATACACAGCATGTCCAAGGGCGGCAGGATGAGCACCGGACACATGGTTGAAGTGCGCTTGAACACAACATATGTGGGGGTTGGTGGACAGACATCGATTGGACCGCAGCATCCGATTCTATACTGGGTTAACAAGCGACCGTATTGCGACGAGTTTTTGAGGCGGGTGTGCAAGTGGTACAATCTGGTTGTTTTCACAGCGTCGGTGCAGGAGTACGCAGATCCGGTGATTGACTGGCTAGAGGCGGAGAGGAAGTATTTCTCGGCGCGATACTATCGTCAGCACTGCACATTCCGACAAGGCGCTTTCATCAAGGACCTCAGCTCGGTCGAGTCAGACCTGAGCAAGGTGATGATTCTCGACAACAGCCCGTTGAGTTATCTGTTCCACCAAG ACAATGCGATTCCTATCCAGGGTTGGATCAATGATCCAACCGATACAGACTTGATGCACTTGGTGCCGCTGTTGGAGGGCCTGCAGTATGTTCATGATGTTAGGGCGTTATTAGCCCTAAGGGGTGGTGAAGATGGTCAACATATGGCATAA